The Spirochaeta lutea DNA window ACGTAACTTCGCACGCCTTCCCTACCGTTGGATGCGGTTCCGGCTATGGCAAACCCGCCTGACTCAGCAGCCTTGGCCATTAAATCACGCATAAAACCGAGATCATCAATGATAAGCACCCCTGGTTGCTTCTCTTCTGCCATCTGAGCGTGTTCCTTTCTCCTGAGAGGTTTCCGGGACCCCTAGGTACCGCTTTCCCAATCCCGTACCGCGAAGCCCTGAAGATCTTTCCCCGTCCGGTTCATTGTTGACCGGTCCGGCACCGGGCTTGGTCTACTGGTTCGATCGAACGCTTCCGCCGGTTTTACGGGCCCATTCCTGCTTGAGAAATGCCTCGATAAAGGGATCAAGATCCCCGTCCATTACGGCTTGGATGTTCCCGGTTTCGGTCTTGGTACGGGCATCCTTGACCATGGTATAGGGTTGAAACACATAGGATCGGATTTGGTTACCCCAGGAAATATCCTTCTTCTCTGCGGCGGATTCCTGGCGTTCTTTATCCCGCTGCTCCTCGTAATACTCGTACAGCCGGCTGCGGAGCATCTTCATGGCAAAATCGCGGTTTTTATGCTGACTACGTTCGTTTTGACATTGAACCACGATTCCCGTCTCAAGATGGGTTATCCGCACCGCCGAATCGGTTTTATTAACATGCTGTCCTCCGGCTCCTCCGGCCCGGTAGGTATCAACCCGGATATCCTCCGGCTTGATAGTCACATCAATGTCGTCATCCAATACGGGCGAGACATACACCGATGCAAAGGAGGTATGCCTGCGTCCCCCGGAGTCGAAGGGACTGATACGAACCAGTCTATGCACCCCCGTCTCGCCTCGGAGGTAGCCGAAGGCGTAGTTCCCGGTAAGCTGGAGGGTGACGGATTTAACCCCGCCCTCGGCCTCCTGGTAATCCAGGGTCTGAATTCCATAGCCGTGCTGTTCTGCCCACCGGCTGTACATCCGAAGCAGCATGGCTGCCCAATCGTTTGCCTCGGTTCCGCCTGCACCCGCATGGACGGTCAGGAATACTGGATTATCATCCTGGGGGCCGTTAAGAAGCTCCAGGATCCGCAGCTTTTCATAGCCCATCCGGGCTTCGTCATAGAGCTGCCGGATTTCTTCTTCCTGATCCCGGTCATTTTCGGAAACGGCCAGGTCGTAGAGGGTTCGGAGGTCTTCCATATCCCGGGTCAGGGCTTCCCAGGGTTCAATGCGGTCGCGGTGACGCTTTATATCCTGGAGAATTTTTTCTGCCCGTTCCCTGGAATCCCAGAATGCGGGATCTGCTGTTTTTGATTCTAACTCTGCAATGGTATGCCGTATCCCCGCGGGGTCAAAGATCCCTCCAGGTGCTGGTAATCTGCTGGTCTAGCTCAGCGATGGGGGCTTGAAGATCCTCAAGCATGGTAGTCTCCTCGTAGGTGATGATTTCGGCGTCGGATTTTGAACTGAGCCGGCCCTGGTAGTATACAATCCTCAACTTGTCTCGACAAGACATGTAGAAAAATCGAGAAATGCCGATTATTATGGGTATGATGAAGCGGGAACCTCTCCTATTAGTAATTACCATGGTGCTCTTGGTTGGTCTGCAGGCCGGTGCCCAGACCGAAACGGGCAGCACCCGAAGCATAGACGACCAAACCAGGGTCTTCGCACCCTTCGTAAGTAAACTTCGGGTGGGCATCCGGGATCCTCAGGTTCGGCTGACATGGCAGGATATTCCTGATGTTACCACCACCTATCGAGTGTACCGTCATACCCAGGAAATTCAGGATTCCACCTTCCCTCAAGCAGAATATTTAGAAACCGTTGAACCGGGGGTTCAGACCTACATTGACACCCCACCGGAAAACGGCACCTACTACTATGCGGTTCTGGCTGAATCGCCCCAGGGCCAGCCCTACGAGCTGTTCATCCCCTTTCGGAATAAGAGCATCACCCCCATTACCATAGCCAGTTACGCCGCTCCGGAGCCTGAAAGCGCCCCAGTTCCGGAAATCGTCCAAGAACCGGAGACCCCGGAGGAACAACCCGAACCCCCGGCAGAGCCTGAGGCGCCGCCGAAACCCAGCCTGGCAGCCGCTCCCTCAGATCAGATGCCCGCTATAACCCTGGAGTTCTCCCATCCGGAGACCGGGCAGCTCGCAATCTACCGATCCACCTCCCCCATCACCTCCCTGGAGGTGATGAGCGAATCGGCGCTCTTGGTGGATACCGTCCAGGCCCAGGACGAACGCTACCTCGACTACGGAGTTCCCGGGATTCCATACTATTATGCCGTGGTTAACACCCAAGACCTTCAACAAGGAACCATCGCCTTTGTGCCCGGAGAAACTATTATCACCCAGCCGGTGACCATTCCCCTGGGAACCAGAATCTCCGGCCTCAGTCTTGCATCAGCCGATCCGGTACGGGAACAGGGCCTGCCCATTCTCAATCCGCGCCAGTCGTTTTTAACCGGAGGAGATTTTACCGATCCCGCAGCCATCCTCATGCCCCTGGCTGAACCCCTAGCGATCAGCCCTGCCACCCGAGACGCCATGACCAGTATGCTCCAGGCCTATAAACCAAACCCAACCAGACCCCTGGAACCCCTCATCCTACCCGAGGACCTCCAGGTACAGCCCGAGCAGTCCAAGGGCTTGGATCGGGTACTGGCAACCGTATTGGATCACTATTTCAGACAACGGGATTGGCAGGAAGCGGAATCACTGCTTACCAACCTGTTAACCCTTCCCCTGGAACAGGATAAACGAACCAAGGCGCTTTTTTACCGCGCCCAAGCCCGGTATTTTCAGGGGAATCTCCAGGTTAGTATTCTTGATTTCCTGTTGGTACGTGATGATTTGTATCTGGAAAGTTCGGCCTTCATCGACTCGGCTCTCATGACCCTCAGCGAGAGTTGAGCATCTCCGTGGCACGCGCCTCGCGCCGTCGGCTCTACCGTTTGTCCCGTTTGTCCCTGGAAAATCGCAGCGCATAGGTACCCTGCCAGGTTTCACCGGCCTGTAGGTTGAGCTCGGTCCGAATAACCAGGGTGGAGGATTGGTAGGAGAGATGGGTTCCGTGTTTATCCCGGTGTCTGGTTAAGGAGGGAAAGCTCCAAATCGGGGCTGCCTTATCAAGCTCTACACGGATGGAATTCTTGTTATGCAGGTCGTCAAATACCATGCTCTGGGTATGTTCCAGAGATATGGGATCCGGGCCGACCTCTTCTTTCTGACCACCGGCTGCAATCCTGAAGATGCGAAGATCCGATACATCCCGGGAGGCAAAGGCGAGATTGAGCTCCGGAGCGAACACCGTCGATAAGGTATCCGTGCCGGTGTTGGTGAGGCTGTATTGCACCGAGAGCTTACCCTTTTCGAAGCTGTAGCTCTTGCGCATTTCTAACCCCCGTTGATCTCCCGAAGAGGACTCTACCAGCCCCTCTGTAACAAGCTCAAGCTTGAGGGTTTTTGCCACATCCGTGGTCCGATCTTGGATGGTGAAGATCTGATGTATCAGACGGGACTTGGGTTCGAAGCTGCCGTTCCGGAAGGATTCAAAATCCTGGCTCGGGGAAATAAAATGATCTACGAAACATTTTTTCGGGTACACATCGTACCCGAATTGTTCATCCTGGCTGGTATGGTTCGGTTCAGGATGGCGAGCGAGGGTGTCAAGGTAGTTCCAGTGGACGGGAAGATGATCCAACTCGAACAGAATGCCCCCCCGAAGATGTACATAGGCGTTGAGGTCATTTCCCTGAAACAGACATTCCTCCAGGCCGTCCATATCTAAGTCGTTGGTGACGATGGACGGGGCGAAGATCCCCTGCTCCCGGGTCAGGAGCTCGGCTGAGATTAATGCCGCATAACTGGGTTTCCGGTAGGAAGGATTGTAGATGCCGCCGCTGGGACCGAACCAGAACGGGACATTGCTCTGTCCCTTCCAAAGCTCTTCCTTGGCGGCCTGCTTTCTATATCGGTCGCCCCGCACCTGATTGACCAGGCTATGAATGAACTGCATCTTTCCGTAGAGGAGATTCCCCTCCTGATAGCGTGCCAGGGCCTGGCGGAACATCCCGCTGTAGTAAAAACCGGTGCGGCCAAGTCCGGGCATGGAGAGGTTTTCATAGGCCGCTAAATCACCCTCAGACTTATAGCGCCGGAGAAGGGTCTTAAACGCCGTGGGAGGAAAATACACCCTGCCCCGGGCCTCGGATAGCCGGGATAACCTGCTGGGGTGCCAGGTGGATACATCTCCCCGGTTCTGCGCCTCAATGATTCCCTCAAACAACTGCTCCAGCCAACGGCTGCGGTCTTCATCCCCCAGGGAATCTCCTGCTTGGCCATCCCATAACAGGGTAATAACCGGATCCCCGGGCTGATCAAGATAGGAGGGGAAGGATCCCAGCATAGTTTCTATGAATTCATCCACACCGGTAGTAAAAAGCTGATTCGTAACAGCGGTGTGAAGGGGAAACACCAATAGGGTCTTGCCTTGGTACTCGGTTAACAGAGGCGCATAGATCCCCCGGTGCTCAACTCCGGCTTCGATGAACTGCTCCTCCCCCAGAAAACTAAACTCCATTCCTGCCGAACGAAAGGCCGATGGATAGTCGGGTTCCCAAATCTGTTCCGGGATCCATACTCCCCGGGGACGGCTGCCGAACTGCCGCCGAATGTAGGTAGTCAGCATCTCGATTTGCCCAATGGTATCGGTCTTCGGAATGAGGGAGTAAATGGGTTCGTAGTATCCACCCCCCAGCAATTCAACCTGGCGCCGTTTTACAAGCTCCCCGAGAACATCTAGGAACTCGGAATGATTCTTCTCGATCCAGCCTAGCAGGATCCCGGAATAGTACAGGGTTGCCTTCAACCTTGGAAAGCGGTAGATAGCCTTGATGAAGGGGCGGTAGTAGCGTTGGTATATTTCTTCTAGTTCCGAATCACTCTTACCAAGCGGTACTGTGTTTACGGTTCCCATGAGTAGCTGAATCGATTTCCTCATATCACAATGATTGTATATTCATTACAGAAATATAACCAGGGTTTTTCCTCAGAGAAATCTCGAGATCCCTGGATTGCTTCATAAAATATCATTTACATAAATAGCGGCACAAAAACCAGAGAGTCTAATAGAGAGAATACCAGGGAGAGCAGCCCCAGGGTGATCAGCTCTCCGGGCAGCCCTGCCATGGAAGACGGCAGTCTCTGTAAGCGCATCCGCTCCTTGATCGTATGGAGAATAAAATTCACAAACCCCAACCCCAGGGCGGTAGAAACCGCGCCGATTACCATACCACCGTAGGTTAGCTCCTGGTATTGCACGAGGAGAGAAAACCCCAGAACCAGCATGGCAAGACTTCGGGGATACCGCAGAATCCGGGGCAGGGCATCTATCCAGCGGGTCTGGGCTGCATATAACCCGGTAACGCCGGGCAGCAACACAATCAGGGACATGCCCCCGATTCCCAGGGGTGTTAATATCAAACTGGTTATTACCCAGGATAGGGACCCGAAGGCTATGAGCACTACGGTTACAGAGCCCATCAGGATGGCGAGGGATCGCAGACTCCAATTTGTTCTCAATCCGAAATCCGCCCCCAGGCCGAAGGAGAGCAGGATGTTTTCTATGAGGATGAAGTAAAGCAATAATGCGAGGTAACTCATTTCTCCTCCTGATTTTCGCTTCGGTCTTCGCTGTCAGCAGGTGTTGGTCTGGTGGTGAACCGTCGATGCAGAGCAAGTCCGACCCCCAATAGCAGGAAGATGCTCCCGGGAATTAGAAAGACTCCGAGCCGGGGATTCACAGCCTCAGGAATCACGGTCAGGGACTCCTCAGCCAACCCGGGAAACGATATCGTCCCCAGGGCCAATACCTCCCGAAGGAACCCAAAGAGCAAACTCAGTCCGCTGATCTTGAGCAGGGCAGGAACCACTACCCCGATCCGGGACATGAATCCGTTCTGCCACCCAGGGCCTCGGTCCCGGGGCTGAAACAGCATCAACACTACCAGAGCGCTGAGGGGAAGGGCGATCCCCAGCCCCCCGACGATTCCGGGACTCACAATCTCGAGCACCGCCATCCATTGCACATGGACGAGACTCAGAATAATGGAATCGCTGATCATTCCGCTCTGTCGGGGAAATAAGCGGTAAAACAGGTAACTCAATAGGAGCCCGAACACACCCGAAAGGAGCATGACGAGGCTCAGGGTGAGGGCGTACCCAAAGCCAACCTCCAGGAGAAGGATGGGAAGAAGAACCGTTATCCAGGAAATTGAAACCATTACCGCACCTCCCGGAGTTGGGACACCACAGTATCCCGGAGAATACCAATCCTCCGATAGAGCACCTGAACCGGCCGCTCCGCCAGTGCAGGAAGCAGCTCCGGCAGCTGCCCCCGGGGCCCCAGGATCCGATCGATCTGGGGAGGAACCACCCCTCCGAGGAATTCAACCCGAGTCAAGCTGCCCTCGGGGGTGAACCCCAGGAATACCTGGACCGGGTACCGGTTCAAGAGGATCCGGCTTAGGACAATCAGCTGTCCGTCGGCTCGGCGGAACACCCGTTGTATGGAATCATCGAATCCCTGAAGGCTGGAGGTCAGCTCTTGCACTGCCTGTCCCTCGGTTACGGACATAAGACTCTGTTGCTCCAGCTCCTGGCTGCTCTGGTGAGCCAAGGGTAAGAGCACTACCCCGGCGAGGATAATCAGGAGGATTCCTAATCCCCCGGCCGAAATAATCCGGAGTACCAGAAAAATCTGCTCCCGCTGTACCCCCGGCGGAGACGATGAACCACCGCTCCCCGTTTCCTTGGTACCTGTAGAACCGCTCATACCATCCTCCGGGTTTGTACACCGAAGACCCGGGGTACCACATAAATATCAAGCATCGGAACCAGAATCATGGCCACTAACGCGGCAAACCCCGCCCCTACTCCCGGGCTCCCGAATAACCGGAATACCAGGGTGAGGCCGGCGGCTACTACCGCGTAGATTACCTGTCCCAACCTTGTCTGGGGTGCACTGGTTAAATCCGGTAGAAATATGAATCCAATGAACAGCACACCCCCGTTTATCAGATGAAACAGGACATCCCCGGTGAACAGCCGTCCCGTGGATTCCAATCCCCCAAAAACGAACATGCCAAGGCCGAAGGTAAGAAGGTACCAGGCAGACACCCTGCCGTATACAGCCCTCCGGCTGATAAGAAGTATGGAACATACCAGTATCAATAGAATGGATATCTCACCCATGGCTCCGCCCTGGAATCCTAAAAATCTTCCTGCGTACCCTTCAGGCAGGTTTATACCGAGATCATTCAGTAATCCCCTGTTCAGCCATTCGGTCACCGAGGCATCCACCCCGTGGGTTTCACCGCTGGCCGTCATGGCCTGAAGAGGACTTCGGCTAATCGTTCCGGAGAGTCCGACCTGCCTCAGGTACGAAAGGGTGGTTCCGCCGGTCACGGCATCGACTCCCCCGGAACTTCCCAGGATGGTTCCGCCCGGGAAGGTCCATTGCGAAAAAGCCAGAGGCCAGGCGATCATGGCAATAGCCTGGCCGCCCAGTTGGGGACTCATCCACATCCCGGTGCTGCCGCCGAAGCCCCAGCGTATAATAACCTGGGCGAACACCCCGGCAGCCAAGGGAATCAGGGGATGAATCCCCGGGGAAAAGAGCAGTCCCAGGAGCAAACCGCCCGAAAGGCTCTCCATCCATGCTATCCGGGAAGGTGAACCCCTCCGTAACCGAGCTAGGACCACCTCGCTACCCGTGTACCCTAGGACCGCTGCACCCAGCACCCAGAGGGCCTGCAATCCAAACAGGACAAGCCCCCAGGTAGAGAGCAGACCGGCCACCAGGAGCCGGGTCAGGAAAAGTCCGGACTTTGCCAGGGTTCCGTTGATTTGGGGGCTGGTAAAAAACGATTGTCGTATGTCGCCCACTGTTAGTCCTTCCTTTCACCCAGACTGTCCCGGCCCCGGATGAGATTTTGGGTCAGGGATATGTCGGCGGGACAAATATAGGAACAGATACCGCAGCCGGTACAGGCGTGAAGTCCCTCCCGCCAAGCGCGCTCGGGGTTTCCGTGGTCCAGCAGTTTATACAGCCGCATAGGATTCAGACGCATCGGGCAGTGCAGGGCGCATAACCCGCATTGAAAACAAGCCTCGGCACCCGGGGGTTCCGCCTGTCCCGGCCGGGGAAAAAGCCGTGATTCAGTCAATAGGATGAGGGAGTCATAGCCCTTGGTCAGGGGAGTATCTGCGCTTTCCATACCGACTCCCCGGAGAGGTCCACCGTACACCACCCGGGCGGGAGTTTCCTTCACCCCTCCGGCGTCACCCACAATATCACCTACCCTGGTGCCGATCCGAGCTTTTACTACCCTGCTGGCTGAAAGGGCGTCACCCGCCAGGGTCACATACCGCTCGATCATGGGTTTTCGTAGTGCTACCGCTTCATAAATACCGAACAGTACCGGAACATCCAAAATGAACACCCCGTGTTGCTCAAGGTTTACCGACCGATGAAACTCTTTTCCCAGAATCGCCTGGGTCAGGAGGACGGGTTCAGCCTGGGGATAATCCTCCCGGACCCGGCGGATCTTTACCGCGAGCCCCCGAGCCCTCAGCTCAGCCTTTAAGGACCGCAGTTCCCGCCCCAACCCCGAGGGTACGGCAGCATGAATCCGCGCCCTGGGAAAGAGTTTTGACAAGATGCTGCATCCCTGGGCCAGGGCTGCGGGCTTCGTTTTAAGCAGCTGCTCATGGGTTTTGGAAAGCGGTTCATTTGGGCTGAAGTTGATAATCACCGCACCCTGGCCCTGGAACCCGCTCATATGCCGGAGGCGGGTTATGAACGACCGGTCCTGATCCCGTATATCCTCTACGCCCATTTCAACCAGGGTGTTGATCAGCTCTGCTGGTTCAAGACTCTGCCAGTCCACAGGCTCGGGAACCCTGCCGAGGATATCAAACTCACCTCCGGTTTTAATAACCACACCCTGGGAGGGAATGTTACCTGGAAGAGTGATCTCGGTAATCGCCAATACCCGCCCGGGCACCGGGGCATGAACTGCCACCCCATCCGGCGGGGGCGAACCGATAATGGCCCCCTCCCGCACCTGGTCTCCCGGGGAGACCAGGCATCGGGCATGTCCAGCATGAAGCTGATACAGGGGAACGACAACCTGATCGGGAAGTGACGTTTCCCAATCCTGAGCCACCTCATGTTCTCCTGGCAATATTGTACCGGAAAGGCCGCGCCAGCCCATTCCTAAAACCACACTCATTTATACCCTCACCTGACCAGCTAACCCGTGTCTATACCTGTAGGAAGGTTCGGCTAACCGTCTGACAATCCTCCAGAGCATGGGCAGCCAGAGCAGAGTCATCCATACCAGCCCCCACATCCTGAACAGATTTCCCGTGGAGTATACCCTCTCCATTCCCGGCAGGACAACCCGGAGACTTCCCCCGTTTTGCAGGATCAGATTACCCGGCATCAGGGGATTCGAACGGATGAACCCCTCGGCAGCTACCACCCACTGATCATCAAACCGGTCAATTTCCTGGGTCCTTTCCTCGTAACCCTCGTCGGTCAGGGTGAACCGCGGCACCGTAAGGGTGTAGCCCGGAGTAACAGCCCGGTAATCCGCCCCGTAGAGGTACCACTGCTGAAAGAAGTAATGGGCCACCATTTCATCCTGGTCTAGGGTGATTTGACCGCCTGAGAGCTCGGGCTCAGCCGAACTATCCGTCCCCCGAGGCGCGGACAGTAGAATCACCCCCAACACCATAAGCACCACCACTCCGCCTCCTGAAAGCAGCCGTCCCCAGGAACCTCGGTCCGGCACGAGGCGAAGGTACTCAAAGGGCCGGTGCTCCCGGCGCTGCCACATCCGAAACCGCAGGAGATACACCGCCCCCAGGCAGCCGGGGGTTACCAGTATCCAGGCTGCCACCGCCAGGACCTGGGCTGCCCCGCCCAGGGCAGCCAGAACCAACCCGGCCAACACCCCGGCAAGCCCGGGGAACCACAGGGGCACCACCCGGCTGCTCAGGGACATCCTGGACATCCGGGTGATGAGACCGAAAAGAAACACACCGGGGCTGCGATGACGGCTCCTCCACCAGGAACGGGAGGCCCTGCCGCGGGAGAAGCCCTGTTCAATACCCGAAATCCAGACTCCCAGCCAAAAGGCCCCGGCAGCAAGACTGAGGAGCCCGGACGCACCCACCACCACGGATAGGGGCAGAAGCAGGATAAGGGGAAGCAGGGGCTCGGGTCTACCGATCCCGGTAAACCCCCAGAGTCCGGCTGCAGCTCCCAGAATCAGCAGTACCATGGGCACCCCTCCGGGGGTGCTTGTACCCGGCATCACCGGCGCCCAGCCGTTCCAGGGCTGGGAAACCCTGGTCTCCCGGGGAAGGGTCCGGTTAATTATTCGATTGGCCTGGGGCCAGACCGATTCAGGCACAAACAACCGGCGGACGCCGGAGGCGGGATGGACAAACAGGTTTTGGAGTTTGCTCAGATAGGGTGTCCACCGGGGATCGTCGGTTCCGAGAACAGCGACCTCCCGAAGGGGCCGAAGACCTACCTGGGTAAAGGTATTGAAATACACCTGGGCGGTGGAATAGGACAAGACATTCCCTAGTCCTGCCTTGGAAAGGGCCCCGTTTATGGCATGCTCCTGTTCGGCATCAGCTGCCAGGTACATCTCCCAGCCCTGGAGCTCCGGGGCTTCCTGGGCTCGGATGCCGGAAACCGGTAGGATGAGAAGAGTTAGTAAAAGCAGGAGACTGCAAGACCTCAGGGAGCAGCGATTCACCGGTACATCATCCTAGAGTATACTGAAGCCCAGAGCGATGAATAA harbors:
- the prfB gene encoding peptide chain release factor 2 (programmed frameshift), which translates into the protein MLEDLQAPIAELDQQITSTWRDLDPAGIRHTIAELESKTADPAFWDSRERAEKILQDIKRHRDRIEPWEALTRDMEDLRTLYDLAVSENDRDQEEEIRQLYDEARMGYEKLRILELLNGPQDDNPVFLTVHAGAGGTEANDWAAMLLRMYSRWAEQHGYGIQTLDYQEAEGGVKSVTLQLTGNYAFGYLRGETGVHRLVRISPFDSGGRRHTSFASVYVSPVLDDDIDVTIKPEDIRVDTYRAGGAGGQHVNKTDSAVRITHLETGIVVQCQNERSQHKNRDFAMKMLRSRLYEYYEEQRDKERQESAAEKKDISWGNQIRSYVFQPYTMVKDARTKTETGNIQAVMDGDLDPFIEAFLKQEWARKTGGSVRSNQ
- a CDS encoding fibronectin type III domain-containing protein, which encodes MKREPLLLVITMVLLVGLQAGAQTETGSTRSIDDQTRVFAPFVSKLRVGIRDPQVRLTWQDIPDVTTTYRVYRHTQEIQDSTFPQAEYLETVEPGVQTYIDTPPENGTYYYAVLAESPQGQPYELFIPFRNKSITPITIASYAAPEPESAPVPEIVQEPETPEEQPEPPAEPEAPPKPSLAAAPSDQMPAITLEFSHPETGQLAIYRSTSPITSLEVMSESALLVDTVQAQDERYLDYGVPGIPYYYAVVNTQDLQQGTIAFVPGETIITQPVTIPLGTRISGLSLASADPVREQGLPILNPRQSFLTGGDFTDPAAILMPLAEPLAISPATRDAMTSMLQAYKPNPTRPLEPLILPEDLQVQPEQSKGLDRVLATVLDHYFRQRDWQEAESLLTNLLTLPLEQDKRTKALFYRAQARYFQGNLQVSILDFLLVRDDLYLESSAFIDSALMTLSES
- a CDS encoding alpha-amylase/4-alpha-glucanotransferase domain-containing protein translates to MRKSIQLLMGTVNTVPLGKSDSELEEIYQRYYRPFIKAIYRFPRLKATLYYSGILLGWIEKNHSEFLDVLGELVKRRQVELLGGGYYEPIYSLIPKTDTIGQIEMLTTYIRRQFGSRPRGVWIPEQIWEPDYPSAFRSAGMEFSFLGEEQFIEAGVEHRGIYAPLLTEYQGKTLLVFPLHTAVTNQLFTTGVDEFIETMLGSFPSYLDQPGDPVITLLWDGQAGDSLGDEDRSRWLEQLFEGIIEAQNRGDVSTWHPSRLSRLSEARGRVYFPPTAFKTLLRRYKSEGDLAAYENLSMPGLGRTGFYYSGMFRQALARYQEGNLLYGKMQFIHSLVNQVRGDRYRKQAAKEELWKGQSNVPFWFGPSGGIYNPSYRKPSYAALISAELLTREQGIFAPSIVTNDLDMDGLEECLFQGNDLNAYVHLRGGILFELDHLPVHWNYLDTLARHPEPNHTSQDEQFGYDVYPKKCFVDHFISPSQDFESFRNGSFEPKSRLIHQIFTIQDRTTDVAKTLKLELVTEGLVESSSGDQRGLEMRKSYSFEKGKLSVQYSLTNTGTDTLSTVFAPELNLAFASRDVSDLRIFRIAAGGQKEEVGPDPISLEHTQSMVFDDLHNKNSIRVELDKAAPIWSFPSLTRHRDKHGTHLSYQSSTLVIRTELNLQAGETWQGTYALRFSRDKRDKR
- a CDS encoding RnfABCDGE type electron transport complex subunit D, which produces MGDIRQSFFTSPQINGTLAKSGLFLTRLLVAGLLSTWGLVLFGLQALWVLGAAVLGYTGSEVVLARLRRGSPSRIAWMESLSGGLLLGLLFSPGIHPLIPLAAGVFAQVIIRWGFGGSTGMWMSPQLGGQAIAMIAWPLAFSQWTFPGGTILGSSGGVDAVTGGTTLSYLRQVGLSGTISRSPLQAMTASGETHGVDASVTEWLNRGLLNDLGINLPEGYAGRFLGFQGGAMGEISILLILVCSILLISRRAVYGRVSAWYLLTFGLGMFVFGGLESTGRLFTGDVLFHLINGGVLFIGFIFLPDLTSAPQTRLGQVIYAVVAAGLTLVFRLFGSPGVGAGFAALVAMILVPMLDIYVVPRVFGVQTRRMV
- a CDS encoding 4Fe-4S dicluster domain-containing protein; amino-acid sequence: MSVVLGMGWRGLSGTILPGEHEVAQDWETSLPDQVVVPLYQLHAGHARCLVSPGDQVREGAIIGSPPPDGVAVHAPVPGRVLAITEITLPGNIPSQGVVIKTGGEFDILGRVPEPVDWQSLEPAELINTLVEMGVEDIRDQDRSFITRLRHMSGFQGQGAVIINFSPNEPLSKTHEQLLKTKPAALAQGCSILSKLFPRARIHAAVPSGLGRELRSLKAELRARGLAVKIRRVREDYPQAEPVLLTQAILGKEFHRSVNLEQHGVFILDVPVLFGIYEAVALRKPMIERYVTLAGDALSASRVVKARIGTRVGDIVGDAGGVKETPARVVYGGPLRGVGMESADTPLTKGYDSLILLTESRLFPRPGQAEPPGAEACFQCGLCALHCPMRLNPMRLYKLLDHGNPERAWREGLHACTGCGICSYICPADISLTQNLIRGRDSLGERKD